The genomic window TGGCGAGGCGCCAGGCAGGAGCGAGGCCCGGGTCATAGCAGGTACGCACAGGTGCACCTGCCGCGGGTGAAGCCGCGCACGGGTGGTCGGCTCCACTGCTTCAGCCAGGACCTCCCCGGGGGGCTCCCCGTGACCAGCCCCCACCAGGAcctccccacaccccccccccgTGACCAGCGCCCCCAGGACCTCCCCAGGGCCCCCGTGACCAGCCCCCCCGCCAGGACCGCCCCAGGGCCCCTGTGACCAGCCCCCGCCAGGACCTCCCTGGGGGGCTCCCCTTGACCGGCCCTCACCAGGACCACCCCGGGCACCCCCCCCCGTGACCAGCGCCCCCAGGACCGCCCCGGGCCCCGTGACCCCGCCCCGGCGAGGGCGCCCGCTCACAGGTACTCGCGCTGCTCCCGGTGCAGGTGGTCACGGCTCTCCAGGCTCCGCTCCAGCAGCTGCCTGTTCTCCCGGCTCAGGGCCTGCACCTCGGCCAGCAGCTGCCGGTTCTCCTCCTCCTGGGCGCTCCGCAGCTCCGTCAGCAGCTGGCGGGCGGGCGGCACGGGTCAGGGTGGAATGGGGCGCCCGTGGCCTGGGTCTGCCCCTGCCTGGTCGCCCTGCACCGTGGGACGCACCTCGCACTGCGTGCTCAGCCGGCAGGCGCTCAGGTCCAGCTGCTGGTTGGACTCCCGCAGCTGCTGGCTCTGCGCTTCCAGCTGCGCCCGCTCCAGCTCCAGCCGCGCCAGCCGGCCCCGCAGCTCCCCGCGCTCGCCCTGCAGCTCCCCCCGCTCCCGGGACACCTCGGCCAGCAGCAGCTGAGCCCTGCGGAGGCAAGGACGGCTGCGCTCcggggggccgggcagggggcgcAGAGCAGGACCCgcggggacagggacaggggccTGATGACTTCCCGCCCACCTGGCCGGCGAGGGGGAGGGCGAGAGCGGCCGGCCGGCGGGGAGGTACCTCTCGTGCTCGCTCTGCAGCCTCCGCAGCTCCTCCTCCAGGTCCCGCTGCCGATACCCGTCCTGCATCAGGCGCTCCCGCTCTGCCAACAGAGCCACCTCCTGCGCCTCCACGCTGGCCCGCTGGGCCTGCAGCTGCTCgtgcctggggggtggggaggagagcaggAGCCTGGGGCCTTGGGGGCGGCTGCACGGCCTGGACCGGGCGTTGGTCATCCCCCACGCCCGCTGCCCAGGCCAAGCCAGCTGCTCCGACAGGAGAGTCGCCCCGAGGACGTGCTGGGTGGTCGGCGCCCGGCGGGTCAGACCTCCTGGGGAGCCGGGGCGGCACGTGGGGGCGGCTCACCGGCCCTGCAGCTCCCGGTGGGCCAGCTCCAGCGCCCGCATGTTGGCCTTGAGGTCCCGGTGCCGCACCAGCAGCCCCTCCAGCTCCGTCTCctgccgccgctgcagctgggccagcgcCTCGTGGTCCCGAAGCAGGGCCTGCTGCTGCCCGCGCGTCTCCTCCTGGGACTGCCGCGCCACCCGCACCTCCTCTTCCAGCACGCCCAGCTTCCTGTGCAACTCCTGGCCCTGGATCTCCAGCACCGACTTCTCGGCCTGGGGCAAAGCAAGGAGGCAGGGAGCACTGGCTGGATCCCAGCCTGGGAGGCGGGAAAGGACGGGGCCAGAGCAGAGGGCGGAGGGAGGGCAGTGCCGGGAAGAAGCCATGGGAGAGGCTGGAGGGTGGGCAGCAggccactgcaggccagggcagagaggggaggcacGGCCGTGGCTGAGTGGTGGCAGGCCACGGAGAGGCGGGCAGGAGGCTCGGGGCACGGATGGGACAGATGGGGCCGGGCCTGCCAGCTGTGGAGGAGGAGCTGTGATGGTGAAACCGTGGTGCCCAGTgaggagccggggctgggaggaAGGGTGCCGAAGGGTCAGAGGTCAAGGGTAAGTGGGACCAGGGAAAGAGGCTGGGAGCCGGGGTAAGCAAAGGGGCACGAAACCACCAAAGGGCGGGAGCGGCGGGAGCAGAGGGAGGCGGCGAGGACAGTGCCGGGGACGGTGCCGGGGACAGTGCCAGGGACAGGGCCGGGGACGGTGCCGGGGACAGCGCCAGGGACGGTGCCAGGGACGGTGCCGGGCCGCGCGGGAGCCGCCCACCTGCAGGCGGCTGCTGTGCTCCTGCGCCTGCTGGCtctgcagcagcagctcctgggcgcggctctgcaggctgcccagctgcccctccAGGTGCTGCAGCTGCCCCTGCAGGGCCACCTTCTCGGCCACCAGCGTCGCGTTCTGCCAGGAAGAGGCGGTGAGCAGGGGCCAGGAGGCGCGgggcccccgcccggcccggcccccgccgcGGTCCGGCACTCACACTGCGCTCCACCTCGATCAGCCGCCCGCTCTGGGTCGCCGCGTCCCAAGGCTCGGGGCGCTCCTTCGGGCCCAGCCCCGGCGGGCCCTGGCGCAGCTGCAGAGGAGAGGGCACGGCGGGGTCACGCGGCTCGGCCGTGGCACGGGGACCCAGGGCAGGGGACGCCGCGCCCTCCGCGGAGCCTCGGAAAAGATCCAACACCAGCAACGGAGCTCGCCAGAAAGAAGAGGAGCCAGCTCGGTCCGTCTGAATGAGGCGGGGACCAGGCCCCCGCGGGGCCACACAGCCACCTGGGCCCCAGCACGGGGCTCCCTCCGACAGCCCCCAAGCGGCTCGGGAGGCAGAAGCCCGGCGCAGGCCCGGCCTCACCTGGaacagctcctcttccagccgCAGGGCCCTGGCCTTGAGCTCCATCAGTGCCTCCTCCTTGCTGGTGGCCGCCGCCTGCAGCTCAGCTTCCAGCCGCTGCTCCAGGCCCTGGTACCTGCCGGCAGAGGCCTTGgcacccagccccacctgcacCCCCGGCCGCCCCTCCGTGGCCACGGGGGCGGCCCCACCTCTGCTGCTGGGTCTCCTGTTCGTGCAGAAACTCCTGGCGCTCCCGAGCCGCCCGCTCCAGCTCCCGCTGCAGGCCCTCCAGCCGGGCGCCCAGCTCCTGGCCGCGCACCACGGCCTTCTCCAGCTCCTGCGGCCAGGCAGGGTGGGCTCAGGGTGCCggcttcctgcccctgccccgcccccctggGTCTGGTGCCTCTCACCCTTCGGGCCTCAACgaccttatctgtaaaatgggagctaagcctgcaggctctgcagggtggggctgtgcGCAGGGAAGGAAGCCCCCGGACCGGCGTCTTCACCTGTCTGAGTCCGTAGTTCCTCACGGACACCGTGCCGGGGGCACGCGCCCTGCGGACTGCCATGTGAGAGCAGGAGGGGCCCGGCTCAGGGTCACAGGGCACTGGTgggccagggacttgggtctCCCCGGGCCTAACCACAGCgaggacttggggggggggggcggggggccgaGATGCTGCCAGCcagggcccaaggtctttggCGGTTGGGCCGCACCAAGTCGGCAGGAGGTGGGAGGCCGGAGGGAGGTAGGCCAAACCATTCTGCCACGCGGGGGCCCAGCTGGGAGGAAGTCCCGAGCAGGGCTGCAGAGGCCGGCCGCCTGCCACATCCCGCGAGCCTCTGTGGCTGCAATGATCATCCTGGCTTAGCCAGGCCTCTCTCTGGGGCCCTGCAACTCCTGGTGCCCATGGCCGGGGCCTCTCGCCAGAAAACTACAAGTCCCATGAGGCACTGCTGCCTGGCGGCTGCAGGCCACCAGGTCCCCGGCATCGGGGTAGGAGAGGGGCATTGCAAAGGAAGGCGGAGGGAGCCCagagcccggccccgccctcccagTGCCCGCTCCGCCCAGCACATGGGGGCAATCCCAGAGGCCCGTGTTCCCGGGCCTCCCAAAAGCCAGTCACCTCCACCTGTGCCACACCCAGGCAGCACCAGGAAGTGCTCCAACCAGGAAAGCTCGCAAAATTCCCCTTCTCCCTCGGGTTCTTCTGCCTGCCCTGTCCCAGAGCTGCCTCTTCCACCCCACCCTGTCTTGTCTTCTGGAGTTCCCGCTCCGTGAGGGGGCCCCCGTGAGGTGCCAggcaccccagccctgcaggctccgGCGGGGCAATGCAGTTACTATTCTGCTTCTGCACGAGGGAATCAGAGAGGTGAAGTCACTCGCCCTGAGCCACACAGCTGAGAAGTGAACTCTGGGATGTAACACAGGTGCCTGCCAGCTCGCCTCGCTCACACCCTGCCACACCGTGCCCCGcctacctctctcccacccccccacctccctccctggggTCACCCCCCCaacactgcctcccccacccctgccgcccTAAGCAAGCACGGCCTCCCCTCTGAATGTCAGTGCCCTGGTCTGCACAGGAAGCCGTGCCATTCAGCTGCCCAGCACGGCCCCCGCCGCACGGCCCCGCTGGCCCAGACACCTCCCTCCACCCGTGCCGGCCTCTGCTTCCCCGAGGCGGACCTGACCAAACCCTCCAGCAGCTCCCACACGCGGGAGGAGCTCGGGTGCTGCCTAGGAGGCACCTGCTCAGTCCCCACCCTCTCCTCTCCGCCACCTCGCACTCCACACGGCCTCTCCCACCGCCCCCAAACTCCTGCCTGGGCCtgcaccctctctcctcctccaggaagcctcccctgACCACACCCAGTCTCCATCCAGGGGGCTCGCTGCACTGCCCTGCCTCCACCCAGGCCCCTAGCACGTGCCACAGCTGCCCGTAAAACACACGGGAACAGATGAATGAATGGGCTCCCAGGCCTTCTCTCCCCTCCGTCCCCATTCCCACCCCAGTCAGCCTCGCCTGCCGCCAAGCCCACCACACAGCCTCCTGATggccacagccccacccccaccaaggcGACCCTACACCGGTCTGCCCGCACCCCCTGGGCCAACTGCCCTCCTCCCCGCACTCCTCCCAAGCCCTGAACATCTGGAGGGCAGTACAGGTCTCGCACAGGCTGTGCGCTTGGCACCAACTCCCTTTCCCAGCTCGTGAGACCCCTCCCTGAGGCCTCCTTgcccgcctgcccctccccacgcctgcccagggGCACAGAGCACAGCAGGCTGGTTGTGCAGGGGCGGCCCCGGGTGCAGGGGAGCAAACCACATCATCGGGACCGCACCCAGAGACCACGCAGCGCACGCAGGGGCTCTGCGGCCCAGGCCAGGCATGGCCTCGGAAGGCCGAGCGGCCTTGGTGCTTCCGTCTCCGGTGCCAGCTCGGTGCCGGGCACTCAGGGCGAGCGCAGCCCCGGCCCGGAGCCCCGACCTACCTCGCCCAGGGCCTGCTTCTCCCGGCGCGCCCTCTCGGCCTCCTCCAGGTGCCGGCGGCCCTCGCTCTCCAGCGCCTGCATCCGCTCCTCCGCAGCCTCCGCCCGGGCCCGCAGCCGGGGCCCCTCGCGCTCCCACTGCCTGCGCTCGCGGCCCGCTGCCGCCAGCGCCTCGGCCAGCGCGTCCCGCTCCCGGGCCGCGGCCTCCAGCTCCCGGCCGGCCGCCTCCACCGCCTCCCGCAGCCGGGCCAGCTCTTGGGCCCGGGTCTCTGCCTCCCGGTGGgcctcagcctctgccctctgcacTCGAGCCAGCTCCTCGGAGAGGCGGGCGGCCTCTGCGCCCCGGGCCTCCAGCCTCCGGCCCTGGGCCTCCAGCTCAGCCCCGAGGGCCACGGCCTCTCCCCTCAACCGCGCCACCTCCTCCCTGAGGGCCTCTCTCTCGGGGACACCGCTGGCCAGGACCTCCGCTGGGACCGGCTCCTCCACGGTCCggtcaggagctgcttccgaCTTCCACTGTGGCTTTGGCTGAGCCTGGTCCCCAGCCGTCCCCACCGGCCTCTGTTCGAGCTCTCTGGCCTCTGTTTGCTGTTGGGGCAGCTGCAGCCCGCCGTCTGGGGTCTCGGGCGCCTTGGGGTGCACTTGGAGGCAGAGCTCCGAGGGTCCCGGCGGGTGTTCAGGGCcctcctgtcccagcccagggACCAAAGCCTCTGACTGCCCCCCAGGGCCCTCCCTCTCCCCGGGTTCTCCCCCTGCCAGGCGCTGCGTCTGACTCCGCACTCCTGGATCCTGGGGTGAGGCTGTGGAGGGGGGCGTCCAGAGCGGGGCCCCACGGCCAGCCTTCTCCGGGGCCTCCTGCGTCTCCACAACAGGCTCTGACTCTCGGGGGGCCTGGGGAGCAGTGGCAGCCTCCTGTGGGGGCCTCTCCTCCCCCTGCGGCCCGGAATCGGAAGCCTGGGGACGCTCGGCTGAGTCTGATGCCGGGGGAGCCAAGTCCGAGGTCTGGGGGTCTTCATCCCcgacctgggggctgggggccgaggCTGGAACCAGCAGCGAGGAATCCTCACTCTGTTTGTCCAGCAGGGGGTGCTGGGGGCACAGGAGAGGCAGGTGTCAGATGCAGGGAAGGGCGGACCAGGCAGGAGAATGGAGAGTGGGGCAGGGCTCACCTGGCCGCCTGGCTGCCCCCGCAGCGCCCACAGCAGGTCCCGCAGCTCCCGGTTCTCCCGCTCCAGAGCCCGCAGCCGCCCGGCCTCCGCCTCCCGCACCTCGTCCTGCAGGGAGGGCAGCGGCCCTGGTAGGGGTCCTGGGGGTGTGAGGCGAGGTCAGgacccctcccacccttcctgcttcccaccgctccccccccccggggcccTGGGAACAGGGGTGAAGACGCGCCCCAGCCCTTGTCCTGGGGCCCCACTCACCGTCCCCGGGGGAGTCGGGGGGCGGCTCCAGGCTccgctgcagctccagctccagctccaggttCTCCcccaccagctgctccacctgaTGCCGCAGAGAGCACAGCTCCTGGGGGCGGTCAGGGTCAGACCTGCGTGGCCGGAGAGCCACAGAGGTCCCGGGGGTCCCACAGGAAGccccacggggcgggggggggcacgGGTCAACCCAGCCCGGGTCACCGTGGCAGCCTCACCCCGTGGGCCTCGCCCAGCCGGGCCCGCAGCAGCAGGTTCTCTCGCTGGGTCTCGTGGAGCCGCGCACAGCGCTCCCGCGCGgcctccagctgctcctccagcAGCGCCTTGGACGCCTCCAGCGCCCCTGAGAGCGCCCGCTCCTCCTGCCCGGACCGCAGGGAGACCCGGTAAAGCGATGAGTGGGCGCCGCGGCCTGGGGGTCCCACCCCCTTCCCCCGGGCCCGCCAAAGaccccatcccctcccccgcccgACCCATCTCCAAGCCCCACTTCCGCTCTCCAAGTGCTCGGCCCTCTCTCGGGGGTCTCTCCAGGTACCGCTTCCCCAGCACCTGACCACGCCCCTCtccccgcaggccccgcccccactcagCCATCCCGACGGTGAGGGTCTTGCTCCAGccccgcctgccctgccctgaggcCCACCCCCTCGCCCCGCCTGACCTCCACCTGCGCCATCCTCagagcccccccccacacacacacacacggttgtCCGGTTGTCCGTCTCTCCCAGTCGGGCCCGGCAGAGCCCCATGAGCGCGGCCCTGCAGCCACCGCACCTCCAGCCGGCCCTGGCAGGCCTCGGCCGCCTGCAGCCGCTCCCGACAGCGCCGCAGCTCCTCTTGCAGGCGGGGCAGGCGGCCCGCGCGTTCCCGCAGCGCCTCGGCCTCCTCGCGGTACAGTTGGGCCCGCTTGGCCTGGCCCGACAGCGCCTGAGTCTGGGCCAGATATGGAGCTGTGACCGGCCAGCCtccggcggggcggcggggggtGGGACCGGCGCGGGAGAGGGGGGGGCTCTGAGCGCACCTCCTGGCGGAGTCTTCGCATCTCGGCCTCCGTGCCCTGCAGCTCGGCCTGGGAGTCCAGCAGCAGCTCGGCCTTCTCCTCCCTGCGGGGAAGGGGCTCTGCCAGGTGTCTGGGGGACCACGTCCCAGGCCGGACGCCTCCCGTCTCCCCTGGGGACTGGGGTCCATGCAGGCccaccctcccctcacccccaggtGCCCCGCCAGCCCTGGGCACTCACAGCTCCTGCCGCAGGCGGCGCAGCTGGGCCTTGGCGTTGGCCAGCTGCAGGGCCAGGTGGTGGGAGGGTTCCTGGGCGGGAGCCCTGGCGGGAGCCTCCAGGGGCAGGGGGGCCGGCTGTCGCTCCAGCAGCAGGTCAGCCAGCCGCTgcgggaggccagggagggggggTCAGGAGTAAGCCAGCCCACCCTGCCCACGTCCGCCCCCAACACTGCAAGATGGGTGGTTGTGACAGTCACTCCTGCTGGCCCAAGACCCAGACCCCAACCTACACCTTTCAACATCGGGTCCGCCCCCTACCTGGGCCCCCAGCTCACGCTCCCGTGCCAGCCTGGACAGCGTCCCCAGCAGGCTCCGGGTCAGCGTCTCCAGCTCCGGAGCGGTCAGCTCCCCAGGCTCCGGCCCAGCCAGCGCCAGCACTGTGCCTGCCCCGGGCTGGGTCACCTGGGGGACACGGGGCTCGGTCGGGCAGAAGAAGGGTGGTGAGGGTGTCCCCCGGGGAGGCTGGGCCCATCCCAGGCTGTCGCCCGCCTCGGTACCTCCTGAATGGCAGTGGCCAGCTCGCTCTGGACGTCCAGGCTGAGGCCCCGGATGTGCCGGATGAAGAGCTCCCGGTGTTCACACTGCAGGGCGACAGCGGAGGGCGAGGCTGgcgcggccccccccccccccccccccgtcccctgCACCAGAGcggcccagccctcccctccgGAGCTCACCTGCACGGATGCCCCTAGCAGGAGCCGCAGGATGGCTTCCAACTCCTCCACCGCCTCCTCTGCGGACACGGGCCACACGGGGTTAAAGGGGGCTTGGGGTCTGAGGCAGGGGGGCGTCAGGGGAGGAGGAGAGTACCTGAGAGGGGGTCCAGCGCCAGCGTCTGGAGGTCCGGGGGCGGTGACAGGATcagcagctgcagctcctcctgcAGGAGGGCCCGCCCGGGTGAGAGGGGCTCCGGGGGCGGGGCTCCacggctcccctccccctgcggACCCCTCACCTGGTAGAACTCCCGCAGCCGGCTCCACAGCTGGCTCAGGCTCCACAGCCGCCGGGCCGCGGCACCGTCGTGGCCCGGGATCGCTCGAGGCCGCCCCCGGGAACTGGGGGCACTGTGGGCACACGTGGCcttgggtgggaggtgggagagaccTCGCCTGCCCGGGTCTCCCTCCCCAGACCCCCCCAGGCCTCGCCCCCGGCCTGGCGCCCCTTACATGATGCCCAGCACCCGGAGGAGCAGGGCGCCGCTGCAGAGACGCAGGAACCTCCTCTCGGGGCAAAGgggcccctcttcctcctcctcctcctcctcctcctcttctccctccagcTCCTCCGCCTCTCCCACCAGCCCGGCCAGTCCCAGTGCCTGTGCGGGACGGAGAGGGGTCGGCTGGGCCTAGGGGGCGCCCCCACTGGCAGCGGGACCCCCCTGACCCACCCCAGTATCCCCGGGGCACTGCCCCTCCCCAAGCCTGAATGCCTCCGGTCTCAGGCTGCCGGCCCCAACCCCCTCACCGCAGCCCCCAGGGACATGGCCACCACCACAGCGAgtccgcccctccccccagcctccccccagcccacggtggccctggctgctgctcacttcccctccccagcccgccgCCACCTGCCCCTCACCCAGGTGGCCAGGCTCCCACTCAGGAAGTCCCCGAGCCGGGGCCCCCTGCATCCCTCCATGCCAGGTCAGGGTGTCGTCCAGCTGTGGCGGCTACACCTgcctggagaggaagaggaagtccCCGGTGGGGGGATCCCGGGCCCAGCCACAGACACCCTGCAGCTTCCTCCTTCCGGGTCGGGTCGGGGCGGGCCAGCGCACCCCCGGAGTCCCAccgcagcccccggcccccacccctcccagcgcACGCTGCAGAGCCGGCCCCGGCCCTCTCGGCCCTGCTGTGGGGACGGCCGAGTGCTTCTCTCTGGGCCTCGGCTTCCCAGCTTGAAACCAGAGGGGACAACCTCAGCCTGGCCCCCTGCAGGGCCTCAGAAGGGGCACTGGGCACCCACGCGTGCCTCCCCCACACGCCAGGCCCCACTCTGGGGAGACTCCTTGCCTTTGACCTCGACATCTCCCACCCGCTCCCCTCTGAAGCCTGCCTCTGATGCTGCCTCCCCCAGAGAGCCCTCTGTGAACTCCAGGCGGATGTGAGCGCCCCTCCTCTGGCCCCATCACACCCCCGCTCTGCCCACAGTGGCCTGAGACAGGGACATGGGCCAGGAGAGCTGGGCCAGCTGGCCGGGCCTCTGTTTCCATCTGTAATGCAAGCAGGTTGGATGTCAGCCCCAGAGACAGCAGCACGAAGCCGTGACCAAGAGCAGGtgccacagagagaaaagagccGGGGTACGGGGGGACGTCCCCGTTCCCCACTCTGCTGGACGCTGCGTGGGCTGCTGGGATGTAGTAAAAGGTCACCCAGCCCCCGCCTCCACAGGGGAACAGCACCCTGGGGAGACAGCCGCCCTGAGCACCCGACTGAAAGCCTAGTCTcagacagcaggtgctgggaagCTGCTGGTGGGAGGAGGCCCGCGGCCGGGATGGCAGGGTGAACTAGGCAAAGTGCCAGAGGAGGAAGCGCATCTGAGGAGTGGGAGAGGATGCGCAAGGGCCCCAAGGCCCCGAGGCGAGGTCAGTGCTGAGATCAGAAGTGACTCGTGTTCTACCTGCTCCCCGCTCTGTGTCTCGTAGTTAACGGCTCCAGGCCGGGGCGCCTCTGCACTTGCTGACCTGGTTGTCACAGCGCGTCAACAGCCCCAGCGGCAAAATCCCAGAGCAAGCGTGGAGTACCCTGTTCCCGTGGGACCCAAATGGTGGGAGTCCctcggggcggcgggggggggacCAGGCTGGTCAGCAACATGGCCGAAACAGGGCAGGGCCTGCTGGCAGCTAGTTCTGCAAGGGTGCAAAG from Oryctolagus cuniculus chromosome 1, mOryCun1.1, whole genome shotgun sequence includes these protein-coding regions:
- the CCDC88B gene encoding coiled-coil domain-containing protein 88B isoform X2 encodes the protein MEGCRGPRLGDFLSGSLATWALGLAGLVGEAEELEGEEEEEEEEEEEGPLCPERRFLRLCSGALLLRVLGIIAPSSRGRPRAIPGHDGAAARRLWSLSQLWSRLREFYQEELQLLILSPPPDLQTLALDPLSEEAVEELEAILRLLLGASVQCEHRELFIRHIRGLSLDVQSELATAIQEVTQPGAGTVLALAGPEPGELTAPELETLTRSLLGTLSRLARERELGAQRLADLLLERQPAPLPLEAPARAPAQEPSHHLALQLANAKAQLRRLRQELEEKAELLLDSQAELQGTEAEMRRLRQETQALSGQAKRAQLYREEAEALRERAGRLPRLQEELRRCRERLQAAEACQGRLEEERALSGALEASKALLEEQLEAARERCARLHETQRENLLLRARLGEAHGELCSLRHQVEQLVGENLELELELQRSLEPPPDSPGDGPLPGPLPSLQDEVREAEAGRLRALERENRELRDLLWALRGQPGGQHPLLDKQSEDSSLLVPASAPSPQVGDEDPQTSDLAPPASDSAERPQASDSGPQGEERPPQEAATAPQAPRESEPVVETQEAPEKAGRGAPLWTPPSTASPQDPGVRSQTQRLAGGEPGEREGPGGQSEALVPGLGQEGPEHPPGPSELCLQVHPKAPETPDGGLQLPQQQTEARELEQRPVGTAGDQAQPKPQWKSEAAPDRTVEEPVPAEVLASGVPEREALREEVARLRGEAVALGAELEAQGRRLEARGAEAARLSEELARVQRAEAEAHREAETRAQELARLREAVEAAGRELEAAARERDALAEALAAAGRERRQWEREGPRLRARAEAAEERMQALESEGRRHLEEAERARREKQALGEELEKAVVRGQELGARLEGLQRELERAARERQEFLHEQETQQQRYQGLEQRLEAELQAAATSKEEALMELKARALRLEEELFQLRQGPPGLGPKERPEPWDAATQSGRLIEVERSNATLVAEKVALQGQLQHLEGQLGSLQSRAQELLLQSQQAQEHSSRLQAEKSVLEIQGQELHRKLGVLEEEVRVARQSQEETRGQQQALLRDHEALAQLQRRQETELEGLLVRHRDLKANMRALELAHRELQGRHEQLQAQRASVEAQEVALLAERERLMQDGYRQRDLEEELRRLQSEHERAQLLLAEVSRERGELQGERGELRGRLARLELERAQLEAQSQQLRESNQQLDLSACRLSTQCELLTELRSAQEEENRQLLAEVQALSRENRQLLERSLESRDHLHREQREYLDQLNALRREKQKLVEKIMDQYRVLEPGPLPRAKKGSWLADKCCAHQHPCAGPRAPSACGTRPWQVGSGGNSARGFPWGEALSRSAPGTPPGSDSDSDGRAPWGRPVPTAKDVAWVGKAPLRPSRNTRQMAATRASRSRTRRSAPSPLPSASDAAGPRSSAGPPAGHWSVAGDPRQSKSQGSPSTRGARGEHLDKEAWALQPATARVGVPGRSWGEPVDRGDGSRPALRWQSPEDPSARGDWKEWAGEPPARAGRGTKAHHSLGTVSWADL
- the CCDC88B gene encoding coiled-coil domain-containing protein 88B isoform X1, whose translation is MQGAPARGLPEWEPGHLGTGTGRAGGRGGGAGGRRGGGGGGGGRGAPLPREEVPASLQRRPAPPGAGHHATCAHSAPSSRGRPRAIPGHDGAAARRLWSLSQLWSRLREFYQEELQLLILSPPPDLQTLALDPLSEEAVEELEAILRLLLGASVQCEHRELFIRHIRGLSLDVQSELATAIQEVTQPGAGTVLALAGPEPGELTAPELETLTRSLLGTLSRLARERELGAQRLADLLLERQPAPLPLEAPARAPAQEPSHHLALQLANAKAQLRRLRQELEEKAELLLDSQAELQGTEAEMRRLRQETQALSGQAKRAQLYREEAEALRERAGRLPRLQEELRRCRERLQAAEACQGRLEEERALSGALEASKALLEEQLEAARERCARLHETQRENLLLRARLGEAHGELCSLRHQVEQLVGENLELELELQRSLEPPPDSPGDGPLPGPLPSLQDEVREAEAGRLRALERENRELRDLLWALRGQPGGQHPLLDKQSEDSSLLVPASAPSPQVGDEDPQTSDLAPPASDSAERPQASDSGPQGEERPPQEAATAPQAPRESEPVVETQEAPEKAGRGAPLWTPPSTASPQDPGVRSQTQRLAGGEPGEREGPGGQSEALVPGLGQEGPEHPPGPSELCLQVHPKAPETPDGGLQLPQQQTEARELEQRPVGTAGDQAQPKPQWKSEAAPDRTVEEPVPAEVLASGVPEREALREEVARLRGEAVALGAELEAQGRRLEARGAEAARLSEELARVQRAEAEAHREAETRAQELARLREAVEAAGRELEAAARERDALAEALAAAGRERRQWEREGPRLRARAEAAEERMQALESEGRRHLEEAERARREKQALGEELEKAVVRGQELGARLEGLQRELERAARERQEFLHEQETQQQRYQGLEQRLEAELQAAATSKEEALMELKARALRLEEELFQLRQGPPGLGPKERPEPWDAATQSGRLIEVERSNATLVAEKVALQGQLQHLEGQLGSLQSRAQELLLQSQQAQEHSSRLQAEKSVLEIQGQELHRKLGVLEEEVRVARQSQEETRGQQQALLRDHEALAQLQRRQETELEGLLVRHRDLKANMRALELAHRELQGRHEQLQAQRASVEAQEVALLAERERLMQDGYRQRDLEEELRRLQSEHERAQLLLAEVSRERGELQGERGELRGRLARLELERAQLEAQSQQLRESNQQLDLSACRLSTQCELLTELRSAQEEENRQLLAEVQALSRENRQLLERSLESRDHLHREQREYLDQLNALRREKQKLVEKIMDQYRVLEPGPLPRAKKGSWLADKCCAHQHPCAGPRAPSACGTRPWQVGSGGNSARGFPWGEALSRSAPGTPPGSDSDSDGRAPWGRPVPTAKDVAWVGKAPLRPSRNTRQMAATRASRSRTRRSAPSPLPSASDAAGPRSSAGPPAGHWSVAGDPRQSKSQGSPSTRGARGEHLDKEAWALQPATARVGVPGRSWGEPVDRGDGSRPALRWQSPEDPSARGDWKEWAGEPPARAGRGTKAHHSLGTVSWADL
- the CCDC88B gene encoding coiled-coil domain-containing protein 88B isoform X4, which encodes MEGCRGPRLGDFLSGSLATWALGLAGLVGEAEELEGEEEEEEEEEEEGPLCPERRFLRLCSGALLLRVLGIIAPSSRGRPRAIPGHDGAAARRLWSLSQLWSRLREFYQEELQLLILSPPPDLQTLALDPLSEEAVEELEAILRLLLGASVQCEHRELFIRHIRGLSLDVQSELATAIQEVTQPGAGTVLALAGPEPGELTAPELETLTRSLLGTLSRLARERELGAQRLADLLLERQPAPLPLEAPARAPAQEPSHHLALQLANAKAQLRRLRQELEEKAELLLDSQAELQGTEAEMRRLRQETQALSGQAKRAQLYREEAEALRERAGRLPRLQEELRRCRERLQAAEACQGRLEEERALSGALEASKALLEEQLEAARERCARLHETQRENLLLRARLGEAHGELCSLRHQVEQLVGENLELELELQRSLEPPPDSPGDGPLPGPLPSLQDEVREAEAGRLRALERENRELRDLLWALRGQPGGQHPLLDKQSEDSSLLVPASAPSPQVGDEDPQTSDLAPPASDSAERPQASDSGPQGEERPPQEAATAPQAPRESEPVVETQEAPEKAGRGAPLWTPPSTASPQDPGVRSQTQRLAGGEPGEREGPGGQSEALVPGLGQEGPEHPPGPSELCLQVHPKAPETPDGGLQLPQQQTEARELEQRPVGTAGDQAQPKPQWKSEAAPDRTVEEPVPAEVLASGVPEREALREEVARLRGEAVALGAELEAQGRRLEARGAEAARLSEELARVQRAEAEAHREAETRAQELARLREAVEAAGRELEAAARERDALAEALAAAGRERRQWEREGPRLRARAEAAEERMQALESEGRRHLEEAERARREKQALGEELEKAVVRGQELGARLEGLQRELERAARERQEFLHEQETQQQRYQGLEQRLEAELQAAATSKEEALMELKARALRLEEELFQLRQGPPGLGPKERPEPWDAATQSGRLIEVERSNATLVAEKVALQGQLQHLEGQLGSLQSRAQELLLQSQQAQEHSSRLQAEKSVLEIQGQELHRKLGVLEEEVRVARQSQEETRGQQQALLRDHEALAQLQRRQETELEGLLVRHRDLKANMRALELAHRELQGRHEQLQAQRASVEAQEVALLAERERLMQDGYRQRDLEEELRRLQSEHERAQLLLAEVSRERGELQGERGELRGRLARLELERAQLEAQSQQLRESNQQLDLSACRLSTQCELLTELRSAQEEENRQLLAEVQALSRENRQLLERSLESRDHLHREQREYLDQLNALRREKQKLVEKIMDQYRVLEPGPLPRAKKGSWLADKVKRLMRPRREGGPQGGLRLGADGAGSTESLGGPPETELPEGREADGTVLRSPAPMRRAQSSLCLRDETLAGGQRRKLSSRFPVGRSSESFSPGDTPRQRFRQRRPGPLGAPSAHGKGCGVGWEGSVETLQEHKADGSHEGLEEQDPEKRPLTPSLSQ